In Drosophila teissieri strain GT53w chromosome 2R, Prin_Dtei_1.1, whole genome shotgun sequence, the following proteins share a genomic window:
- the LOC122612603 gene encoding protein valois → MFPQRSSEVYRTPVTHQPPPALELAGNLEYPNLNVADLNARMENLSPRLHDCWDSIAMNDHNHLALATNRREGRHWWGMFFGYGREQMHHMTVDTADFKLQADHTVNIVRYAENDVLLVALGDTRLQAWSTYSKVRDPQSPYCLFLVGESCAHPTPISQLCVFKADPRKAVSGSADSTLNVWDLSGADLVSSYRSRSSHTDKLTALTTPSASADKFVTCDRGGCARLWDVRAAAPSSTCLYADSSHLLSFTSAAWASATELQGDNNIYLGDYDGKVHTLDIRVPRKLAETRKYFDKGHVAQLIINGPYLAAMSNLPASVKVANVQAGHEFIYTHQDTHSRLTDAVWTDDSTLITIGHGRKMVTHTIK, encoded by the exons ATGTTCCCGCAACGCAGCTCAGAGGTGTACCGCACTCCGGTGACCCACCAGCCTCCGCCGGCACTGGAGCTGGCCGGTAACCTGGAGTATCCGAACCTCAACGTTGCGGACCTGAACGCGCGAATGGAGAACCTTTCCCCGCGTCTGCACGACTGCTGGGACAGCATTGCCATGAATGACCACAACCACTTGGCCCTGGCCACCAACCGACGCGAAGGTCGCCACTGGTGGGGCATGTTCTTCGGCTATGGACGCGAACAGATGCACCACATGACCGTGGACACGGCGGACTTCAAACTGCAGGCGGATCACACGGTGAACATTGTACGCTATGCCGAGAATGATGTTCTGCTAGTGGCCCTTGGGGATACGCGACTCCAGGCCTGGTCCACATATTCCAAGGTGCGAGATCCTCAGTCGCCCTATTGCCTCTTCCTCGTAGGCGAGTCTTGCGCGCATCCCACGCCCATCAGCCAACTGTGCGTGTTCAAAGCGGATCCCCGCAAGGCCGTTTCGGGCTCAGCGGATAGCACCCTTAAT GTCTGGGATCTCTCGGGCGCCGATCTGGTGAGCTCCTACAGATCGCGCTCTTCGCACACCGACAAGTTGACTGCCCTCACCACACCCTCGGCTTCGGCCGACAAGTTTGTGACCTGTGATCGAGGCGGATGTGCCCGCCTTTGGGATGTCAGGGCAGCGGCTCCTTCATCCACGTGCCTTTATGCAGATTCCAGCCACTTGCTGAGCTTCACTAGTGCCGCCTGGGCCTCTGCCACGGAGCTTCAGGGTGACAATAACATTTACCTCGGGGACTACGACGGCAAGGTTCATACTTTGGACATCCGAGTGCCGCGGAAACTGGCGGAAACCAGGAAATACTTCGACAAGGGCCATGTCGCCCAGTTAATAATCAATGG GCCCTATCTGGCTGCCATGAGCAATTTGCCCGCCTCCGTGAAAGTGGCTAATGTGCAAGCGGGCCATGAGTTCATCTACACGCACCAAGATACCCATTCTCGGCTTACAGATGCCGTTTGGACCGATGATAGCACCCTCATCACCATCGGACATGGTCGCAAAATGGTGACGCATAcgattaaataa